The nucleotide sequence GTAGTGACAATGTATGACTTATCAGTGGCGTAaccaagggggtttttggggttatAACTTTGTTACTCgaggggtttttgggatcgctgaaaacgaatatgacgttataagtgatctccggagtacctggtacccagggtacctactgtttacctggtcttctggagttttggcaaattcaataaaaaattagttaaaaatcattactcggggtagtttttggggtcgctgaagacgaatatgTCATCGGAAGTGATtctggagtacctggtgcccaggataccTACTTTTTACCTTGTCCCTTGgagttttcgataattttgataaataattagtcAAAACTTGATACTTGTGGGTTTTTGTGCTCGTTGACAACGTATTTAACATCGAATACGATCTTCTGAGTAACCTCTACGtcacataattttatttcatatctttaaaaaagaacactttttaaagttatactgctttaggcacgagggtaaatttttatttttactgggtgcatgcgcacactgacagtatggtaTGAAACATTATatgggatctgattgggtgttaaaatcatctgtcaataattgttcaaatggagattctggataaacaaaatgttgtgtatattagtttttattgttgtgaggatagagacaaaaagcaagtttaCAATTATTGTAGCGacttttaaaatagtttttaaaagcaacaggtacgtaccttattttaaatgtttcagtattgtaataaaaaattacaaattaggtatatacctatttggaaaatgtacctagtACCTAGcttagtaggtaatgctttgatttacataatttgattaccaacaaaaatctccatctaatatattgcttttttagtctatattttgtcgtattttaattccacaagaatcaaacttatttgattaaactaacagAATAAGCAACAATCggtcaaaaaaataataaaacgttTAGTTGCTAGGTATAACTTCCCACATCATTCACAATGTCTCggtagttaaattctgcgtgGGGTGAGTTCAAAATCATCTAAACGTGATAGACGCAGGTTCAGTTCcgaatggaaacttttattttattttattttttttatttatatatttttcgatttatatattttatgattgtaggtatatttattatatatttttctttcagaaaatacgtatttagttaaaattttctcaacaattgttcagaaataatttctttaGTAGAAAgtagtattaaaattagtttaataatagaagtataactttttacgtgcgtacaaagtacacacacattatttttttaatttcgcgCTTCAAATTCTGTTGGTAGCATTGATGAATCTTTATAAAATCGATGGTACCACTGCGTATGAAAAGGAGAgaatagaaaaactaaaaaatacgatCTCCCGCTTAAAATATATCCGTGGCTTAAtgctaaaagggccaatgtcaatattttacttttttgtaaaGCTTAATTTAAAATTGTATATTGAGaaaacaaaacgcaaaaaaatgaCATTGGCCATTTTAACACCAAGACACAGTATGTGGCTAATACAATATACTTCCTACTGTAGATGCCTTCACACAACATTTAAAAAGGATTTACTTCCAAGTCCAAAGTTAAATTGTATGAAGAAGGTGAAGACAGTTTGGATCCAACACAGTAGGGATGGGAATTATTGGATAAATAATTAATTACCATAAAACTGACTGATCCACCTAGTACCTAGTATAATGAATTTGATATTCTATAGTTGCAAGACGGACTGCGGAAATTTATATGGGTGCAAAAAATGGCCTTAAATGCTCCGTTGCATGTAAAAATTGTGCAGGAGTAAATTGTACTAACACATATAGTCTAATAAATCTAATGGAAagcgaaaaagaagaagaaaataatgaaatacaaACGTCTATGCATCCATccatttaattgtatttttttaaataaagataTATTTATAATACCAAATCAAAGAATTCGCGTTAAAACCAACTTCAATCTATATTACATACCTTGAAGACCATTAACATTCAGAAAATTCACTTTCGATGAATCCAATAACTTCCAAGTTTAGAGGTTTGACTGATTGCATAACGAAGATTCCAGAAGTTTACGTAAAAAGTAGCTATCCTAGGCAACAGGTACTCTTTAGATAATTTTCAATGCTACATTTTTTTCAGGGTGCAAAAAaccccaaataatgatttttgactaattctTTATTTAATGCATTTGCCGAAacctccagaagacgaggtaaacagtatgtaccctgggcaccaggtaatccgtaGCTTACTTCCGACGTAATATTCGTTTTCAACGATTCCAAAAAcccccaaataatgatttttgacaaattttttaataaatttgtcaAAAACTCCaaaagacgaggtaaacagtaggtaccctgggcaccaggggCCCGTTTCACAAAACTACACGTTTGTCAGTTACAATGAAATTCTTATAAGTTTGGCAAAATATCTCGTTATTAGTGTTTCACGAATGCACAAGTATTCACTTGTAACCACTAgtgaattttacaattttacaagtAAATTACTTGTAAGCTACCAACAATTTACTTGTTCAACACAAGAATAATTTACAAGTTTGTAGTTGACAGTTGTAGTGAACTAAACATTTTCTACCTAACTTTGAAGGTAGGTAGTTGGTTTGACAAGTGTAATAAGTGTAGGAAAAATGTTGTCTAGTAGCAGCTCTTCGTCAGAAAATGAAAATGAGGTATTTGTTCAAAGAAGAAGGAGGAGAATATTCAGACCAAGAATTAATAGTGATTTTTCATCAATTTACGAGTTTAATGAACGTTTTCGGATGACTTCTATACAAATGGAACAACTTCGTATAGACATTGCACCTGTCTTAGCGCATCCAACGAATCGCTCTTATGCACTGGCAACAAAAATGCAATTGTGTATAGCATTACACTGGCTAGGCAGTGGAGGACAATATCACGTCATAGCAGATACTCATGGGGTCAGCAAAGCAAGTGTCAGTAGATGTGTAAAAAAAGTGGTACACGCAATTAACCAAATAAAATTTCATCAAGTTGTTGCTTGGCcggcaaatattttaaatacgactGCAGAATTCTTTGCAGTAGCAGGATTTCCCCAAGTTATAGGTTGTATTGATGGGACGCTTATTAAAATAGATGCTCCAACTGAAAACGAACCTGCTTTTGTTGATCGTAATGGAAATCACTCTATTAATTGTATGATTGTTTGTGGACCAGACTTGAAAATCTATTATGTTAGTGCAAATTGGCCGGGAAGTGTTCATGACGCGAGAGTACTGAGAAATAGCACCCTTTTTCAGAGAATGGAAGCTGGTTGGCATccaattccaaatagaataattctaGGTGGATACCCTCTATTAGATTGGCTTATGACCCCAATTGAGGTGAATGTGGATGAGGCTGTGGCTACCTACAACAGAGCACATAAGAAAACACGGCGTTTAGTCGAAAATGCTTTAGGCGTATTAAAGGAGAAATTTCCTTGTCTTAACTACTTTCGTTTGAGTCCAGTATATGCAGCCAATGTTTTCAAATGCTGCACAGCGCTGTATAACATTACTCGGGAGAGAATGAATATAAACCGACAAATGGATAATGAAGAAATGGAAGACGATAACGAAATAGCCGGACAACCAGCTCCTTTGAATGCAAGACAAAGACAACAGGAGTTGATAAATTATTTTAGAAATAGAAACTAGTTCCAGTgtaattttaaaacaataaagaatataaaataaataaatatagaataatacacaatatttactttttatttaaacgaaaaaataatttcCAAAACATTTAACAAATACTTAGCATAATAATGAATTAAAAATCAAAGAAGTAATTCCtataaacaaaacatttttcttataattaattaaaaaatcaaatataaCAATAACATAACTTCTCCAACAATGGTCGAATATTAGACGCTTTCACTGGTAGGTGACTCTTCTACATTTATGAGGTAGATTACAGCAGAATCGAACGATGCAGTGAATTTTGAAGGGGTCACATGTAGTTCCCGTTCTAGTTTTAAAATCTCTAATGTTTTTAGATAACTTTCTTTTGCAAGGATTTCAATTTGGTGTTgtaattttttcttctttaaatCGATTAGTGCTTCGTCAATTGGGTCATTTTCATTAGATATTTTCGACTTTTTCCTTTTTGCACAAGATGCAGTAGGTACACTGCTGCTCCCAGTAGAAATAAACACATTagtgtttttaattttgtttgttgCACCGTGATCTTGCAAATGGTTTGAATTTTCTATTTCTTGTTCAACGTTCTCAGGATCTTGCTCCTTCTCAGGATCTTGCTCCCAAGTTTCGGAAATGCCGAGACTACACAGAATTGGATTATCCGGCCCAAGAATGTCGAGAACTACATTGTCCATTTCTGTAAATTTAGAATCTGTGCCTCCACCTGAACCAGTTTTCCTCCTGTTATCAACTTTCTTCTGCAATACGAAAAAAAGTGTCAGATACGCTTACACTTTGGCAAATTAAACGCTAACACTTACCATTGttgttttctttaaattttgCCAAAATACATCACGGCTGTAAGTCCAATCCTTATTTGGAGGCACAAGCCCTAAACTGGTGGATTTTTGGTGCACAGTTTTCCAACATtctattttgtctttttttgttaatttgtcgGAAAAGCTGCCGAAAAGAATTGCTTTCTTATCTCTAATCtctttaaattataattttagtaCCATTTAAGACGCTTTTCGACATTGTCACAGAATTATAAATCACGACTGACGTTTAACTAGTAAATTGTCAACAAAACTATTTTAaggttatgtttatttacaaactTGTATCTAACATGCGTGAAGTACACTTGTTGCTGACAAATTTACACATGTAACGAAcaagttaaatatttttttttgtgaaacgcTAGTTATTAACAACTTGTGATTACAAGTGCTGAATATTAACAATTGTTACTAAAACACTTGTAGTTTTGTGAAACGGGCCCCAGGTATTCCAAAGATCACTTCcaacgtcatattcgttttcagctaCCCTAAAATCCTTCCGAGTAACaatattgaactcatttccgccaataattgacgagttctaaatttttcttATTGTCTGTTTTAggtgcactttaagaatgcaacTTTTGTATGCAGTTTCTCAACATTATCTCACGGCTAGTGGTAACacagtttcctggcgcattcacggaTCGagtgcaaaaataattattaagattcgtcttgtcattttttttttcggaggtaagacCGATGTTAAGGCTTTATTGCCTCGCCTATTATATTTCAATAAAGCTGTAAATAGCCAGTTTAATCCTAAAATGCAAATATCTTCTACTTATACTCATTTAGGTATCCTACCGCTAAATGTTAAATTAGGACAATTCAATTAGGCCCATTTCAGTGTAGTCTGCGGATAAGTAAGTATTAGCTTAGCTTATCATCAATTAGCATTCGACCATTCGAAGCGTCTAAGCAGTCTAAGATCTGTTGGTTTTCGGTTTGTGCAATGTGCAGTTCTTGGATCGTATTATCGCAGTTTTCATCTGAATGTAAGTTTTATCAATGATGCAGTTAATTTTGATTTTAGAAATTGTCATAATTTTGAACTAAAATCGATTATAAGTAGTGTAGCGATtacagaatttttaaaaatttagttcTTTGTTGGTTTAAA is from Diabrotica virgifera virgifera chromosome 9, PGI_DIABVI_V3a and encodes:
- the LOC126891512 gene encoding uncharacterized protein LOC126891512; protein product: MKKVDNRRKTGSGGGTDSKFTEMDNVVLDILGPDNPILCSLGISETWEQDPEKEQDPENVEQEIENSNHLQDHGATNKIKNTNVFISTGSSSVPTASCAKRKKSKISNENDPIDEALIDLKKKKLQHQIEILAKESYLKTLEILKLERELHVTPSKFTASFDSAVIYLINVEESPTSESV